A genomic region of Chiroxiphia lanceolata isolate bChiLan1 chromosome 31, bChiLan1.pri, whole genome shotgun sequence contains the following coding sequences:
- the LOC116800113 gene encoding ankyrin repeat domain-containing protein 26-like: MPLEAQKQALQGELSSLRGKCENLEKSKWQLQEEVAELDHCLETLVLDGSQREECKREVEEPTDQERSQKLQDVSLVLQAQAANQAPLGQIRDSHCDSVRIQLEDRIRGLESELDRVKRTQQESASRKEATQAEMTMYKDLYLEEVKTRRCLAKKVERLEKLLRLERRKVRVNEEKESQSQLEEMKKSYSEKVKEVDRLRREVAELSQQLDRECQKCTQLEAKNQDLQEELSTLRGKGENLEMDKCQLQEELAKVRHHLETDLVDRSQLEQCKKEVEEQADQEIRQKLQEVNEFLQAQAAYQDTLEEIRSSHWTP; the protein is encoded by the exons ATGCCGCTCGAGGCTCAGAAGCAGGCTTTGCAAGGAGAGCTGTCCAGTCTGCGTGGGAAGTGTGaaaacctggagaagagcaaaTGGCAGCTGCAAGAAGAGGTGGCAGAACTCGATCATTGTTTGGAGACTTTGGTGCTGGATGGCAGCCAAAGAGAAGAATGTAAAAGAGAGGTAGAAGAACCAACTGACCAGGAAAGAAGTCAAAAGCTACAAGACGTCAGCCTCGTTTTGCAA gcacaggcagccAACCAGGCCCCATTAGGACAAATCAGAGACAGTCATTGTGATTCCGTGAGAATCCAGTTGGAAGACAGAATTAGAGGCCTCGAAAGTGAATTGGACAGGGTAAAAAGAACCCAACAAGAGAGTGCTTCTCGTAAAGAAGCAACGCAGGCAGAAATGACGATGTACAAAGACCTGTATCTGGAGGAAGTGAAAACCAGAAGATGCCTAGCCAAGAAAGTGGAAAG GTTGGAAAAGCTTCTGAGGCTAGAGAGGAGGAAAGTCAGGGttaatgaagagaaagaaagccaGTCCCAgctggaagaaatgaagaagagTTATTCTGAAAAGGTCAAGGAAGTTGATAGATTACGAAGAGAG GTTGCTGaactttcccagcagctggacagGGAATGTCAAAAGTGCACGCAGTTGGAAGCCAAAAATCAAGATTTGCAAGAAGAGCTGTCTACCCTGCGTGGGAAGGGCGAGAACCTGGAGATGGACAAATGCCAGTTGCAAGAAGAGCTGGCAAAAGTCCGGCATCATTTGGAGACTGACTTGGTGGATCGCAGCCAACTCGAACAATGTAAAAAAGAGGTGGAAGAACAAGCCGACCAGGAAATCAGACAAAAACTCCAGGAAGTCAATGAGTTTTTGCAA